Proteins encoded together in one Styela clava chromosome 12, kaStyClav1.hap1.2, whole genome shotgun sequence window:
- the LOC144430744 gene encoding uncharacterized protein LOC144430744, with protein MTSPIVTLVLFISLSILTNGRRQDRICLQLDSENCAEVQIIPGKKGRKGDRGFPGLKGSQGEVDYVELEALINRKVERAMEKQRAEMNETMNELLERIEKLEGQESTNTFAVATSARSVSTTLSLPAGYTEQDIVRYDGRIFIPLASEVWKASAIAKCHQLNGKLANIYNQNHMDNTTTFIRDNMMGGKRFIYFHLGMTYDPINQILRFRNGTVTLHSGFKWFKGYPNNGQRYTGWTSMLVRIDENSTSPYQYFINYPDSYSYLLCEV; from the exons ATGACATCACCAATAGTCACTTTAGTGCTATTTATCTCACTTTCCATACTCACGAACGGAAGGAGACAAGATAGAATTTGTTTACAATTAGACAGTGAAAATTG tGCTGAAGTACAAATCATTCCGGGCAAAAAAGGCCGGAAAGGGGACAGGGGCTTTCCTGGACTCAAGGGATCACAAGGAGAAGTTGATTATGTTGAACTCGAAGCCTTGATCAATAGAAAAGTCGAAAGAG CAATGGAAAAGCAGCGGGCAGAAATGAACGAAACAATGAATGAATTGTTGGAAAGAATAGAGAAATTAGAAGGGCAAGAAAGCACAAACACCTTTGCAGTTGCCACATCTGCTCGTTCCGTTTCAACGACCCTTTCTCTGCCTGCTGGATACACTGAACAAG ATATTGTGCGCTATGACGGAAGAATATTCATACCATTGGCATCTGAGGTTTGGAAAGCATCAGCGATCGCCAAATGTCACCAATTAAACGGGAAATTAGCGAATATATACAACCAAAATCATATGGACAATACAACGACGTTTATTCGTGACAACATGATGGGCGGGAAacgatttatatattttcatctCGGCATGACATACGACCCAATT AATCAGATTCTTCGTTTCCGAAACGGAACTGTGACTTTACACAGTGGTTTCAAATGGTTCAAAGGGTATCCAAACAATGGGCAGAGATATACTGGTTGGACAAGCATGTTGGTCAGGATTGACGAAAATTCAACAAGCCCATATCAATACTTTATCAACTACCCAGATAGTTACAGTTACCTCCTGTGTGAGGTTTAA
- the LOC120329959 gene encoding cyclin-Y-like protein 1, whose product MGNKPCSCISSASPKLPKAHEGTKRGSKGFTAGRNGPGGIEPEEQSNSILPHISEREQLDDIYDEPPSDHPQAETIFILKSRTDVAEKRRSHHNSLSPENGMHKRFSSCSTIYIDDSTVSQPNIKATIKCVALAVYYCIKHRENDKRTMEVFDEKKHPLTRERVPSDYDKREPDHRHIYRFIRTLFSAAQLTAECAIVTLVYLERLLAYAEIVLCPANWKRIVLGAILLASKVWDDQAVWNVDYCQILKDITVEDMNELERQFLEFLQFNINVPSGVYAKYYFDLRVLADENNLVFPVEQLSKDRALKLEATSRVCEDNFRNAVKNSVRRTASVGNLEIMHNTSVVIS is encoded by the exons aTGGGGAATAAACCATGCAGTTGTATTTCTTCTGCGAGTCCGAAGTTGCCTAAAGCTCATGAAGGTACAAAACGCGGTTCTAAAGGATTTACTGCAGGGAGAAATGGACCAGGGGGAATTGAACCGGAAGAACAATCAAATTCAATTCTTCCTCATATCAGTGAAAGAGAACAACTTGATG ATATATATGATGAACCACCTTCAGATCACCCTCAAGCTGAAACTATATTCATTTTGAAGTCTAGGACTGATG ttgCAGAGAAAAGGAGAAGTCATCATAATTCA TTATCTCCAGAAAATGGAATGCACAAAAGATTCAGTTCTTGTTCAACAATCTACATTGATGACAGTACAGTTAGTCAGCCGAATATAAAAGCAACAATTAAATG TGTTGCACTTGCTGTTTATTATTGCATAAAACATCGGGAAAACGATAAACGAACGATGGAAGTTTTTGACGAAAAGAAACACCCACTTACG cGGGAGCGAGTGCCTTCTGATTATGATAAAAGAGAACCGGATCATCGCCATATTTACAGATTCATAAGAACTTTGTTCAGTGCGGCACAGCTGACAGCAGAATGCGCCATTGTAACATTG GTTTATCTTGAAAGATTATTAGCTTACGCTGAAATTGTGCTCTGTCCTGCAAACTGGAAGAGAATAGTGCTGG GTGCTATACTTTTGGCGTCAAAAGTTTGGGACGATCAGGCGGTTTGGAATGTTGACTATTGTCAAATATTGAAGGATATTACAGTGGAAGATAT GAACGAATTGGAACGACAATTTCTTGAATTTTTACAATTCAACATAAACGTACCAAGTGGGGTTTatgcaaaatattattttgatctaCGAGTTCTCGCTGACGAAAATAATCTTGTCTTCCCGGTAGAACAATTGAGTAAAGATCGAGCGTTAAAACTTGAA GCAACAAGTCGAGTGTGTGAAGACAATTTTCGTAATGCTGTTAAGAACAGCGTAAGAAGAACAGCAAGCGTAGGAAACTTAGAGATTATGCATAATACAAGCGTTGTTATATCTTAA
- the LOC120330183 gene encoding uncharacterized protein LOC120330183, translated as MTSPIVTLVLFLSLSILTNGRTQDRICLQLDSENCAEVQILPGKKGLRGDRGVPGLKGSQGEVDYNELEALIDRKVKRAMEKQRAEMNKTMNEFLRGIEKLEGRESTNPFAVATSAPSVSPNLSPPPGFTEQDIVRYDGRIFIPLASRKVRKASAIAKCQRAGGKLANIYNQNHMDKIMAFIRDNKLDGVSYKDFHLGMAFDPLNQILRFRDGTVTSHRGFKWLLGTPTNRQGYYSTFTNMVIKIQNDSTSPYQYIYNYPDRKEYVLCEI; from the exons ATGACATCACCAATAGTCACTTTAGTGCTATTTCTCTCACTTTCCATACTGACGAACGGAAGAACACAAGATAGAATTTGTTTACAATTAGACAGTGAAAATTG tGCTGAAGTACAGATCCTTCCGGGCAAAAAAGGCCTGAGAGGGGACAGAGGAGTTCCTGGGCTCAAGGGATCACAAGGAGAAGTTGATTATAATGAACTTGAAGCCTTGATCGATAGAAAAGTCAAAAGAG CAATGGAAAAGCAACGGGCAGAAATGAACAAAACAATGAATGAATTTCTGAGAGGAATAGAGAAATTAGAAGGAAGAGAAAGCACAAACCCCTTTGCAGTTGCCACATCTGCTCCATCCGTTTCACCGAATCTTTCTCCGCCTCCTGGATTTACTGAACAAG ATATTGTGCGCTATGACGGAAGAATATTCATACCGTTGGCATCTAGAAAGGTTCGTAAAGCATCAGCGATCGCCAAATGTCAACGAGCAGGCGGGAAATTAGCTAATATATACAACCAAAATCATATGGATAAGATAATGGCATTCATTCGTGACAACAAGTTGGACGGGGTTTCATATAAAGACTTTCATCTCGGCATGGCATTCGACCCTCTT AATCAGATTCTTCGTTTCCGAGACGGAACTGTGACATCACACAGGGGTTTCAAATGGCTCTTAGGGACTCCAACCAATAGGCAGGGTTATTATTCTACTTTCACAAACATGGTTATCAAGATTCAGAATGATTCAACAAGCCCATATCAATACATTTACAACTACCCAGATCGTAAAGAGTACGTCCTTTGTGAAATTTAA